Proteins found in one Streptomyces sp. NBC_00461 genomic segment:
- a CDS encoding universal stress protein: MSSPVVVGVDGSPSSLAAVEAAAWEAGLRGVGLRLVHAFGWPSIHLPHGGPPWNPGTTGAA; encoded by the coding sequence ATGAGCAGCCCGGTTGTCGTGGGAGTGGACGGCTCGCCGTCGAGCCTCGCCGCGGTGGAGGCGGCAGCGTGGGAGGCCGGGCTGCGTGGCGTCGGACTGCGGCTGGTGCATGCCTTCGGGTGGCCGTCGATCCATCTGCCCCATGGAGGGCCGCCCTGGAATCCGGGCACAACCGGAGCTGCGTGA
- a CDS encoding cation transporting ATPase C-terminal domain-containing protein, with protein sequence MEGRPGIRAQPELRELAADMVLTDDDFSTIVRAVREGRSVYDNIVKFVRFQLATNIGVMPALLGASLAGLPAPLTAAQLPWINIIMDGPPAMALAVDPARDDVMRHPPRDPEERILNARRLFAISRAGAVMALGTVVLLALARPACGTDTALTMAFTAFVLFQLFNSLNSLNARADDGPVLGRHQFRNRTLWLCLAGVLAVQVVAVHLPWARTVFGTVPLDATQWALCLGTASTVLLAELAELAVRAAQSALRGSDRAV encoded by the coding sequence ATGGAGGGCCGCCCTGGAATCCGGGCACAACCGGAGCTGCGTGAACTGGCCGCCGACATGGTGCTCACCGACGACGACTTCTCGACGATCGTGCGGGCCGTTCGTGAAGGGCGGTCCGTCTACGACAACATCGTCAAGTTCGTCCGCTTCCAGCTGGCCACGAACATCGGGGTCATGCCAGCCCTGCTGGGCGCCTCCCTGGCCGGACTGCCCGCCCCGCTGACAGCGGCCCAACTGCCGTGGATCAACATCATCATGGACGGGCCGCCCGCCATGGCCCTGGCCGTCGACCCCGCCCGCGACGACGTCATGCGCCACCCGCCGCGGGACCCTGAGGAGCGGATCCTGAACGCTCGTCGGTTGTTCGCCATCAGCCGGGCCGGCGCGGTGATGGCCCTCGGCACCGTGGTCCTGCTCGCCCTGGCCCGCCCGGCCTGTGGCACCGACACTGCGCTGACCATGGCGTTCACCGCGTTCGTCCTGTTCCAGTTGTTCAACTCCCTCAACTCCCTCAACGCCCGCGCGGACGACGGCCCCGTGCTCGGCCGCCACCAGTTCCGCAACCGGACCCTGTGGCTGTGCCTGGCCGGTGTCCTTGCCGTGCAGGTCGTCGCGGTCCATCTGCCCTGGGCACGCACGGTCTTCGGCACCGTGCCGCTGGACGCGACGCAGTGGGCCCTGTGTCTAGGCACCGCATCCACGGTGCTCCTGGCCGAGCTGGCCGAGCTGGCCGTACGCGCCGCGCAGTCGGCGCTGCGTGGGTCCGACCGGGCGGTGTGA
- a CDS encoding Rv1733c family protein, with product MRGSRGTRKRLWRWRSNPLRRHDDIVEAWMVLAMWVVITVGGAIAGLVTAHAADEEFAHQRAERHSVQAIMVSAIPHDVPAVKGTGHRTLAKVRWTAPDGVTRTGYTRVSTGLQAGSRVTVWQDRRGALTTEPTGPAVAAAEAVLFGAAAALAVCCATLGAGAAVRWQLDRRRFDQWGKEWDLVGPQWGGHRAG from the coding sequence ATGCGCGGCAGCAGGGGAACGAGGAAGCGACTGTGGCGGTGGCGGAGCAATCCGTTGCGACGGCACGACGACATCGTCGAAGCCTGGATGGTCCTGGCGATGTGGGTCGTCATCACAGTGGGAGGCGCCATCGCGGGGCTGGTGACGGCCCACGCGGCCGACGAGGAGTTCGCACACCAGCGCGCCGAGCGGCATTCCGTCCAGGCCATCATGGTCAGCGCCATCCCACACGATGTGCCGGCGGTCAAGGGAACGGGGCACCGGACCCTGGCGAAGGTCCGCTGGACGGCCCCCGACGGCGTCACCCGTACCGGATACACCCGGGTGAGCACCGGTCTGCAGGCCGGATCCCGGGTCACCGTCTGGCAGGACCGCCGCGGAGCCCTCACCACCGAGCCGACGGGTCCGGCCGTGGCGGCCGCCGAGGCTGTCCTCTTCGGTGCCGCTGCCGCCCTCGCCGTCTGTTGTGCCACGCTCGGTGCCGGGGCAGCCGTACGGTGGCAACTCGACCGACGGCGCTTCGACCAGTGGGGCAAGGAGTGGGACCTGGTCGGCCCGCAGTGGGGCGGCCACAGGGCTGGTTGA
- a CDS encoding zinc-dependent alcohol dehydrogenase family protein encodes MKGYVFHGPGQAAWEEVPDPGIQEPTDAIVRVGVVTICGTDLHILKGDVPEVRPGTVLGHEAVGEIVEVGSDVRTVRPGDRVLVSCISACGRCRFCREAMYGQCRGGGGWVLGHLIDGTQAEYVRVPYADLSVHPLPSAVDSEDAVLLADIFPTAYEVGVLNGHVRPGDTLAVVGAGPIGLAAIATARLFSPERIIAVDLAAARLDAAGKLGADAVADAHEAPEQLVADLTEGLGADVVIEAVGVPESFELCTRMVRPGGHVANVGVHGKPATLHLEDLWIKNVTITTGLVDTHSTPTLLRMAASGRLPTSQLVTHTFPLDRMEEAYEVFAHAADTGALKVVLGGQQREVVAVHAA; translated from the coding sequence ATGAAAGGCTACGTGTTCCACGGCCCCGGGCAGGCCGCCTGGGAAGAGGTCCCCGACCCCGGCATCCAGGAACCCACCGACGCGATCGTGCGGGTCGGTGTCGTCACCATCTGCGGAACGGACCTGCACATCCTCAAGGGCGACGTACCCGAGGTACGGCCCGGCACAGTACTGGGGCACGAGGCGGTCGGCGAGATCGTCGAGGTCGGCAGCGACGTGCGCACCGTACGGCCCGGAGACCGGGTCCTGGTCTCCTGCATCAGTGCCTGCGGGCGGTGCCGTTTCTGCCGTGAGGCCATGTACGGCCAGTGCCGAGGCGGCGGGGGCTGGGTCCTCGGCCACCTCATCGACGGCACGCAGGCCGAGTACGTGCGCGTCCCGTACGCCGACCTCTCCGTCCATCCGTTGCCCAGTGCGGTGGACAGCGAGGACGCCGTGCTGCTGGCCGACATCTTCCCGACGGCCTACGAAGTGGGCGTGCTCAACGGGCACGTACGTCCCGGAGACACCCTCGCCGTCGTAGGGGCCGGGCCCATCGGCCTGGCCGCGATCGCCACGGCTCGGCTGTTCTCGCCCGAGCGCATCATCGCCGTGGACCTGGCGGCGGCCCGCCTGGACGCAGCCGGCAAGCTCGGCGCCGACGCCGTGGCCGACGCCCACGAGGCCCCCGAGCAACTGGTCGCCGACCTCACTGAGGGACTCGGTGCCGACGTGGTCATCGAGGCGGTCGGCGTGCCGGAGAGCTTCGAACTGTGCACGCGCATGGTGCGGCCCGGTGGGCACGTCGCCAACGTCGGAGTGCACGGCAAGCCCGCGACCCTGCACCTGGAAGACCTGTGGATCAAGAACGTGACCATCACCACGGGGCTGGTCGACACCCACTCCACGCCCACCCTTCTGCGGATGGCGGCGTCGGGTCGGCTGCCGACCTCGCAACTGGTCACCCACACCTTCCCGCTCGACCGTATGGAGGAGGCGTACGAGGTCTTCGCCCACGCGGCCGACACCGGAGCGCTCAAGGTCGTCCTCGGCGGGCAGCAGCGCGAGGTCGTCGCCGTGCACGCGGCATGA
- a CDS encoding flavodoxin domain-containing protein: MDVLVGYTTAHGSTRGVAERLATGLGAVGLKAEARPMEAVDDADAYKAFVLGSAVHGQAWLDPARDFVRENLDVLGPRPVWLFSVGMPAALRGPWRRIAPKEIPVIEKGLPGLSFREHRLFSGVITRAHLPRAGRIMFRLVGGRFGDYRDWAAIDQWASEIADVLAQG, from the coding sequence ATGGACGTGCTGGTCGGGTACACAACCGCACACGGATCGACCCGAGGCGTCGCCGAGCGCCTGGCCACCGGGCTTGGCGCCGTGGGGCTGAAAGCCGAGGCGAGGCCCATGGAGGCCGTGGACGACGCGGACGCCTACAAGGCGTTCGTTCTCGGCAGTGCCGTGCACGGACAGGCCTGGCTGGACCCGGCCAGGGACTTCGTGCGCGAGAACCTCGATGTGCTGGGTCCGCGCCCCGTCTGGCTGTTCAGCGTCGGGATGCCGGCCGCCCTGCGCGGGCCGTGGCGGCGCATCGCTCCGAAGGAGATCCCGGTGATCGAGAAGGGTCTGCCCGGTCTCTCCTTCCGCGAGCACCGGCTGTTCTCCGGCGTCATCACCCGGGCCCATCTGCCGCGCGCCGGGCGGATCATGTTCCGGCTCGTCGGAGGCCGCTTCGGGGACTACCGCGACTGGGCAGCGATCGACCAATGGGCGTCGGAGATTGCCGACGTGCTGGCCCAGGGCTGA
- a CDS encoding universal stress protein, which translates to MELPLVVGVDGSDGSLAAVDWAVDEAARHGLPLRLVYASKWERYERAVPSDSLERPSERVMAEHVVASAAERARLRNPEVKVTAEVVAEEAASALLREGRNASVLVTGSRGRGELTGLLLGSVGLAVAARAHGPVVVVRGDKAGLEATHERIVLGADEPATGGEAVRFAFREAEARGCTLDVVRAWRCPAHEGADHPKLAEDPAHRHEERAAALLDALVEEAVADHPGVRVRRSTVEGPARKVLLGRSAAADLLIVGAQRRTGHVGLQLGRVAHTLLHHSDCPVAIVPQQA; encoded by the coding sequence ATGGAGCTGCCCCTGGTCGTGGGCGTCGACGGATCGGACGGGAGCCTCGCGGCGGTCGACTGGGCCGTGGACGAGGCGGCCCGGCACGGTCTGCCCTTGCGGCTGGTGTACGCCTCGAAATGGGAACGCTATGAGCGTGCCGTTCCGTCCGACAGCCTCGAACGCCCCTCTGAGCGGGTGATGGCAGAGCATGTGGTCGCGTCCGCCGCGGAACGCGCCCGGCTGCGCAACCCGGAAGTGAAGGTCACCGCCGAGGTGGTCGCCGAGGAAGCGGCGTCCGCCCTGCTCCGTGAAGGCCGCAACGCCTCCGTGCTGGTGACGGGTTCACGCGGCCGAGGCGAACTGACGGGTCTGCTCCTCGGCTCCGTGGGACTGGCTGTCGCGGCCCGTGCGCACGGGCCCGTGGTCGTGGTCCGCGGCGACAAGGCCGGCCTGGAGGCCACTCACGAGCGGATCGTGCTGGGTGCGGACGAGCCGGCGACCGGCGGTGAGGCGGTGCGGTTCGCCTTCCGCGAGGCCGAGGCACGCGGATGCACGCTGGACGTCGTGCGCGCCTGGCGCTGCCCCGCCCACGAAGGCGCCGACCACCCCAAGCTGGCCGAGGACCCGGCGCATCGCCACGAGGAGCGGGCGGCCGCCCTGCTCGACGCCCTGGTGGAGGAGGCGGTCGCGGACCATCCGGGGGTCCGGGTGCGCCGCAGCACGGTCGAAGGACCGGCGCGCAAGGTGCTGCTGGGCCGGTCGGCCGCCGCAGACCTGCTGATCGTCGGAGCACAGCGTCGGACCGGTCACGTCGGCCTCCAGCTCGGCCGGGTGGCGCACACGCTGCTGCACCACTCCGACTGCCCGGTGGCGATCGTGCCGCAACAGGCGTGA
- a CDS encoding HAD family hydrolase, producing the protein MHRPPTPDTSRSTLAPVLRDVHAVVFDTDGVITDSALVHAAAWKKAFDAFLRASPPQDPGRRRPFDVRDDYLRYVDGKSRLDGATAFLHSRGVDASAETVSAVAAEKECLFTERLRAHGADAYPGTVRLVRALRRAGIPRAAASASRHAGELLAHAGVLDLFDVLVDGGEAARLGLPGKPQPDLFLEAVRRLGVPPGRAAVVEDALAGVEAGRRGGFALVIGVDRAAGPDMGESLLQHGADIVVSDLGELVAQGASK; encoded by the coding sequence GTGCATCGCCCTCCAACCCCCGACACGTCCCGCAGCACGCTCGCACCGGTGCTGCGGGACGTGCACGCCGTCGTCTTCGACACCGACGGAGTGATCACCGACTCGGCCCTGGTACACGCGGCGGCGTGGAAGAAGGCCTTCGACGCCTTCCTGCGCGCCAGCCCGCCCCAGGACCCCGGCCGGCGCCGCCCGTTCGACGTACGGGACGACTATCTGCGATACGTTGACGGCAAGTCCCGTCTGGACGGCGCCACGGCCTTCCTGCACTCACGCGGCGTCGACGCCTCGGCCGAGACGGTGAGCGCGGTGGCGGCGGAAAAGGAGTGCCTGTTCACCGAGCGGCTGCGTGCGCACGGGGCCGACGCGTACCCCGGAACGGTACGGCTGGTGCGTGCCCTGCGCCGGGCCGGAATACCACGGGCGGCGGCTTCCGCGTCCCGCCACGCCGGCGAACTGCTTGCCCACGCGGGGGTACTCGACCTGTTCGACGTCCTCGTGGACGGCGGTGAGGCGGCCCGCCTGGGCCTGCCGGGCAAGCCGCAGCCCGACCTCTTCCTGGAGGCCGTCCGCCGCCTCGGTGTCCCACCCGGTCGCGCCGCGGTCGTCGAGGACGCCCTGGCGGGCGTGGAGGCGGGACGTCGCGGCGGATTCGCCCTGGTGATCGGTGTGGACCGCGCGGCCGGTCCGGACATGGGGGAGAGCCTGCTGCAGCACGGAGCCGACATCGTCGTATCCGACCTCGGAGAACTGGTCGCCCAAGGAGCGTCGAAGTGA
- a CDS encoding glycoside hydrolase family 65 protein, translating to MTGWTWEYEGYEPADERLRESLCTLGNGYFATRGALPECAADEAHYPGTYVAGCYNRLTSGVAGHQVENEDMVNVPNWLPLRFRLPGQSWVTPDTVTVLEHRMTLHLSAGLLERRTRYDLDEGRVLTVRQQRLLHMADAHLAALRTEFTAEGFSGGLEVEAALDGGVTNAGVSRYRDLDGRHLTHVHTGTAAPDTVWLRCRTRTSDIRIGMAARLSVDATVTVRHEVPRALQLLRLDLADGRTATVDKTVALHTSRDPAISDPLYAAIDRVTRAPGFDELVESHLTAWDQLWRRADLDVGGEAGPILRLHLFHVLQTLSPHTADLDVGVPARGLHGEAYRGHVFWDELFVLPYLNLHFPEVSRALLRYRHRRLEQACTAAREIGRRGALYPWQSGSDGREETQRLHLNPRSGRWLPDHSRLQHHVGSAIAYNVWQYCEASGDTEFRHTKGAEMLLQIARFWADSAVYDAALGRHRIKGVVGPDEYHDAYPGAQEPGLDDNAYTNVTAAWVLTRTLELVGSLPEPRRRELVERAGLDGGELEQWEDVSRTLHVPFHDDVISQFEGYGDLAELDWDGYRARYGDIRRLDRILEAEGDTVNRYRASKQADVLMLGYLFAPAELQGVFRRLGLRLDEDTWRRTVDHYLQRTSHGSTLSGLVHGWVLARDRRAEAWKFCQEALRGDIADVQGGTTGEGIHLGAMAGTLDLVQRGLTGLETRGGALWLDPVPLPELSSYGFTLRYQGHWGVQLRLERGLLEIAVPSSDGSPIDVRLPDRAVCLQPGETGRLMLGG from the coding sequence GTGACGGGCTGGACCTGGGAGTACGAGGGCTACGAGCCCGCCGACGAACGCCTGAGAGAGTCGCTGTGCACGCTGGGCAACGGCTACTTCGCCACACGGGGGGCGTTGCCCGAGTGCGCCGCGGACGAGGCGCATTACCCGGGGACGTATGTGGCCGGCTGCTACAACCGGCTCACCTCCGGCGTGGCGGGCCACCAGGTGGAGAACGAGGACATGGTCAACGTGCCGAACTGGCTGCCGCTGCGCTTCCGCCTTCCCGGGCAGTCGTGGGTCACCCCCGACACCGTGACCGTGCTCGAGCACCGCATGACCCTGCACCTGTCCGCCGGGCTGCTGGAGCGACGGACGCGCTACGACCTCGACGAGGGACGGGTGCTGACGGTCCGTCAGCAGCGCCTGCTGCACATGGCCGACGCTCATCTGGCCGCGCTGCGAACCGAGTTCACGGCAGAGGGCTTCTCCGGCGGGCTCGAGGTCGAGGCGGCACTCGACGGCGGCGTCACCAACGCCGGTGTGTCGCGCTACCGAGATCTGGACGGCCGCCACCTCACCCATGTGCACACGGGCACGGCCGCTCCGGACACCGTGTGGCTGCGCTGCCGTACCCGGACGTCGGACATCCGGATCGGCATGGCGGCCCGCCTGAGCGTCGACGCAACCGTCACGGTCCGCCACGAAGTCCCGCGCGCCCTACAGTTGTTGCGCCTGGACCTGGCCGACGGCCGCACCGCGACCGTCGACAAGACCGTCGCCCTGCACACCTCGCGCGACCCGGCGATCAGCGACCCGCTGTACGCCGCAATCGACCGAGTGACCCGCGCCCCGGGCTTCGACGAACTGGTCGAGTCCCACCTCACGGCCTGGGACCAGCTCTGGCGCCGCGCGGACCTCGATGTCGGCGGAGAGGCCGGCCCCATCCTGCGGCTGCACCTCTTCCACGTCCTGCAGACGCTCTCGCCGCACACCGCCGACCTCGACGTCGGAGTGCCCGCCCGGGGACTGCACGGCGAGGCCTACCGTGGTCACGTCTTCTGGGACGAGCTGTTCGTCCTGCCCTATCTCAACCTGCACTTCCCGGAGGTCTCGCGCGCTCTGCTCCGCTACCGTCACCGGCGACTCGAACAGGCCTGCACCGCCGCCCGGGAGATTGGTCGCCGCGGTGCGCTGTATCCCTGGCAGAGCGGCAGCGACGGGCGCGAGGAGACCCAGCGACTGCACCTGAACCCGCGCTCGGGACGCTGGCTGCCCGACCACTCCCGGCTCCAGCACCACGTCGGCTCGGCCATCGCGTACAACGTGTGGCAGTACTGCGAGGCGAGCGGCGACACCGAGTTCCGGCACACCAAGGGCGCCGAGATGCTGCTGCAGATCGCCCGCTTCTGGGCGGACTCGGCCGTCTACGACGCGGCCCTCGGACGGCATCGCATCAAGGGCGTGGTCGGCCCCGACGAGTATCACGACGCATACCCCGGCGCGCAGGAGCCCGGCCTCGACGACAACGCGTACACGAATGTCACGGCTGCCTGGGTGCTGACCCGCACGCTGGAGTTGGTGGGCTCCCTTCCCGAACCCCGGCGGCGCGAACTCGTCGAGCGCGCAGGGCTGGACGGCGGTGAACTCGAACAGTGGGAGGACGTCTCGCGCACCCTCCACGTCCCCTTCCACGACGACGTCATCAGCCAGTTCGAGGGCTACGGCGACCTCGCCGAACTCGACTGGGACGGCTACCGCGCGCGGTACGGCGACATCAGGCGCCTCGACCGGATCCTGGAGGCGGAGGGCGACACCGTCAATCGTTACCGGGCCTCCAAGCAGGCCGACGTACTGATGCTGGGATACCTCTTCGCACCGGCCGAACTGCAAGGCGTGTTCCGGCGGTTGGGGCTGCGGCTCGACGAGGACACCTGGCGGCGCACCGTCGACCACTACCTGCAGCGCACCAGCCACGGCTCCACGCTCAGCGGCCTCGTCCACGGCTGGGTCCTCGCCCGTGACCGGCGCGCGGAGGCGTGGAAGTTCTGCCAGGAGGCCCTCCGGGGTGACATCGCGGACGTGCAGGGCGGCACCACCGGCGAGGGAATCCATCTGGGCGCCATGGCCGGCACGCTCGACCTCGTCCAGCGTGGGCTGACCGGCCTGGAGACAAGGGGTGGGGCGTTGTGGCTCGACCCCGTGCCGCTGCCGGAACTGTCCTCGTACGGGTTCACCCTGCGCTACCAGGGGCACTGGGGAGTGCAACTCAGGCTGGAGCGCGGTCTGCTGGAGATCGCGGTGCCCTCCTCGGACGGCTCACCGATCGACGTACGACTGCCGGACCGGGCGGTCTGCCTGCAGCCGGGGGAGACGGGGCGGCTGATGCTCGGAGGCTGA
- a CDS encoding universal stress protein, with translation MNGPVVVGVDGSPSSLAAVETAAREAERRGVGLELVHALAWSSGPVPPGVAPWDPDGAGLRDRVNEVLTDAEFRARKVAPHLAVTREVLMGEPVSVLDSEARAASLAVVGSHRVSWLRGLLHGSIAGHLTAHGSCPVLVVRGRQNQTGPVVLADVSTAAREAAGFAFAEASERGVDLVVLHHRHDRRSSAGSLFGLCEKYPEVTVRPRAARGRRHRALAEASVSAQLVVAGVRRWRGTAAALSAPDGRAIVRHAHCSVALVPSGKR, from the coding sequence ATGAACGGTCCGGTTGTGGTGGGAGTTGACGGCTCGCCGTCGAGTCTGGCGGCTGTGGAAACTGCCGCGCGGGAGGCAGAACGGCGAGGGGTGGGCCTGGAGTTGGTGCATGCCCTGGCGTGGTCCTCGGGTCCGGTGCCGCCCGGTGTCGCGCCTTGGGATCCGGACGGCGCCGGGTTGCGGGACCGGGTGAACGAGGTGTTGACCGATGCCGAATTCCGGGCCCGCAAGGTGGCGCCGCACCTGGCCGTCACACGTGAAGTCCTCATGGGCGAACCGGTGTCGGTGCTGGACTCCGAGGCACGTGCCGCGTCGCTCGCGGTGGTGGGGAGTCATCGCGTGAGCTGGTTGCGGGGTCTGCTGCACGGCTCGATTGCCGGGCATCTGACGGCTCACGGGTCCTGCCCGGTGCTGGTCGTGCGCGGCAGGCAGAACCAAACCGGTCCTGTCGTACTGGCGGACGTGTCGACGGCGGCCCGGGAAGCGGCCGGATTCGCCTTCGCCGAGGCCTCCGAGCGCGGCGTGGATCTGGTGGTCCTGCACCACCGCCATGACCGGCGTTCGTCCGCCGGCTCCCTGTTCGGCCTGTGTGAGAAGTACCCGGAGGTCACCGTGCGCCCTCGGGCGGCCCGGGGCCGCCGTCACCGCGCCCTCGCCGAGGCCAGCGTCAGTGCCCAGCTCGTCGTGGCGGGAGTGCGGCGGTGGCGCGGCACGGCGGCCGCGCTGTCGGCCCCGGACGGCCGTGCGATCGTGCGGCACGCACACTGCTCTGTCGCTCTGGTCCCCTCCGGGAAGCGGTGA
- a CDS encoding response regulator has product MTEVHTFTAQDPIRVFLLDDHEVVRRGIADLLEAEPDISVVGDAENVEHALVRAPAVRPHVAVLDVRLPDGDGISVCRELRSRMPELAVLMLTSFDDEEALLDAIMAGASGYVLKQIKGTDLVSAVRTVASGQSMLDPATTARLMRSLRAEPTEEPALAPELAGLSPREREILALIGDGLTNREIGKRLYLSEKTVKNHISRLLAKLGVQRRVQAAVLATHLEQPEPGDRPAR; this is encoded by the coding sequence ATGACCGAGGTACACACGTTCACGGCGCAGGACCCGATCCGCGTCTTCCTGCTCGACGACCACGAGGTCGTCCGACGGGGCATTGCCGACCTGCTGGAGGCAGAGCCGGACATCTCCGTCGTCGGCGATGCCGAGAACGTCGAGCACGCGCTCGTCCGGGCTCCGGCGGTGCGACCCCATGTGGCCGTCCTGGACGTACGCCTGCCGGACGGGGACGGCATCTCCGTCTGCCGCGAGCTGCGCAGCCGTATGCCGGAGCTGGCCGTGCTGATGCTGACGTCGTTCGACGACGAGGAGGCACTGCTCGACGCGATCATGGCCGGGGCCTCGGGCTACGTACTCAAGCAGATCAAAGGTACGGACCTGGTCTCGGCGGTACGCACGGTCGCCTCGGGCCAGTCCATGCTGGACCCGGCGACCACCGCCCGCTTGATGCGGTCCCTGCGCGCCGAGCCCACCGAGGAGCCGGCTCTCGCCCCCGAACTGGCGGGCCTGTCCCCACGCGAGCGGGAGATCCTCGCGCTGATCGGCGACGGACTCACCAACCGCGAGATCGGCAAGCGGCTCTATCTCTCGGAGAAGACCGTCAAGAACCATATCTCCCGGCTGCTGGCCAAGCTCGGCGTCCAGCGCCGCGTCCAGGCCGCCGTTCTCGCCACGCACCTGGAACAGCCCGAACCGGGAGACCGTCCCGCGCGGTGA